AACCGGGGACTGCGCGGACTGATTCTGTTTTGTGTCCTGGCTTCAATCCTGTTCTATATTCTGTTTGGACAGTCTTCGTTCCAGGGAGAAGGCTTGGGCCAGGATCTGCTTAGACAGTTGATTACATTCCTCTATTTCAGCGTGGCTACTTTTACGACAGTCGGTTACGGGGATATAGCTCCCATAGACAATACCTCAAGGCTGGTCGTAGTTATGCAGATCTGCTTCAGCTTCATTACGGTCGCCTATGCGCTGTCTATGCTGGGGTTGTTCCGCAAGATTCTTGGGGTAAATACTGCGGAGGAAGAGATTGAGGCAGCCATTGAAGTAGATATTGATGAGAATTAAGACAGAGAGGAGAATCTCCCTATGAAAAAATCGTTCGGAGGCTCTCCCGAGCGTACGGTTCCTGCGGCTGCGGACGGCCCGGGAACGGGCTCCCCTCCGCAGGAAGGCGTGAGCGGCCGCAAGATGACCCGCCGCCAGTTCCTGGCCCGGGGGGCAGGAGCGGTAGTCGGCGCAGGTCTCCTCGCCGGCGGCTATGCCTGGCAGGGGGAGCCGAACTGGTTAGAGGTGACCCGCCGGGAGCTGCCGCTTGCGGAGCTGCCGTCCGCATTCGCTGGGACCCGGCTGGTCCATTTCAGCGATGTGCATCTGGGCTTCAACAAGGATGCGAAGGATCTGGCCCGGCTGACGAAGCATATCAAGGAAGAGCAGCCGGATCTGATCTGCTTCACCGGGGATATCGTGGACAGCTATGCCGAAGATCTGACTGACTCGGTCCCCCTTCTCGCAGAGCTTAAGGCTCCGCTTGGGAAGTATGCCATCCTCGGGAATCATGATTACAAGAATACGGAGCTGCTGACCCGTCTGCTGACGGAGGCCGGATTCCGCGTCCTGCGGAACGAGTCCTATCTGATCAAGCAAGGCGGAGCGACGATTGCCATAGCAGGACTGGATGATATGCTGCACGGCAAGCCGGACCCGGAGGCAGCCGTCCGGGATATTCCAGACGGCATCTTCACGGTGCTGCTGATGCATGAGCCGGATTACGCTGAGGTGGCGGAAGCGTATCCTTTTCACCTTCAGCTCTCAGGTCATAGCCATGGCGGTCAGATTCGTCTGCCGCTGCTCGGAGCGCCTTTCACGCCTTATGGATCTAAGAAATACATAGACGGCTTGTATCATACAGAGAATAAGGCGATGCCGGTGTATGTGAACAGGGGTTTTGGCGAGACAATGATGCCGCTGCGCTTCCTGTGCCGCCCGGAGCTTACCGTGCTGACTCTGCGCCGGGGGTAGCTGGACTGCAAGAGAGGGGCGCCATAGCCGGAAGAAGAAGAGGGAGAAGTTCATGAGCACTTATGAGATGATCATGGGGATGTCACTGCAAGGCACTATGGTGGAACTGAAGAATATGGCATCCGGCGACGGAGCGCTGCTGAAGTCGCTGCTCTCCCACCCGGAGGTACAGCCGCATATTCAGCTGCGCCATGCATCGAATTCCCGGCAGGGTGTGTTGGATAAGCTGGTGAACCGGATGCTGCATGGCTATGATCCCGGCGCACTGCATGCAGGAATCTATATCTTAGGCCAGCCGGAGCTGATCGGCTCAGTCTCCCTGCAGAACTGGAACCGGCAGGAGGGCCAGGCGGTGCTTGGCTATATGCTGAATCCTTTATGCTGGGGGCGCGGGTATGCGACTGAGGCACTGGGATTGCTGCTGGCCTACGGTTTCAGGGAACTTGGACTGAAGAAGGTCGAGGGGCGTTGCCGGGGGGATAATCACCGGTCCGCCCAGGTCATGCTGAGGAACGGCCTGACCCTGGAGCGGACTCTGCCGATGGCGGACGGCTCGGGCGATGTAATGAAAGTCTTCACATTGTTACACAAATGAAATAATGCCGTTATCAAACTCTAACAGTCAGCGGTTAAACTAAGTACATGACCCCCTTTTGAAAATATAACTGCTGTTGGGACCCGATGATTCGGGTCCATTTTTTTTTGGCGTGTGCGGGCCTGGGCTCCCGATGAGAGGGATAAATCCCTTTGGATCGGCCTGAAGTGGGCTGGAAGAGCGAATGAGGAGCATTAGTGCACCTGAATTTGTAAATAGTTGGCTAAGTGGCTGAATGAGGAGCATTAGTGCACCTGAATTCGCAGCCACCATACTTGCGGTATCAAACATTGTGTGCTGGCAGTCTCCAAAGGGATTGGCTATGATAGTGTAGAGGGTACATGGACAAGTATAGATGGGGGAGGAAATGAACCTTTGAATGATGTGATTAGATTACTTATGAACCACCGTTCGTTCCGGAACTACAGCGGGCAGGAGGTGGAGCCCTGGAAGCTGAAGACGATTATTGAGGCAGCCCAGGCGGCACCCTCTTGGGTGAACGGCCAACAGGTATCGATGATAGCGGTACGCAGCGGGGAACGCAGACAGCAGCTGTCGGCGCTGAGCGGCAACCAGAAGCATGTGGCGGAAGCGCCGGTATTTCTGGTGTTCTGCATGGACTTTCACCGGGCCAAGCTTGCGGCGGAGCTGGAAGGCCAGCCGTTTGAAACGGCTGCGGATATAGACGCGCTGCTCGTTGGGGCCACGGATGTCGGCATTGCACTATCGAACGCAGTAGCTGCCGCCGAGTCGCTGGGACTGGGGATTATCCCGATTGGGGGCGTGCGCCGCAACACGGCAGGGGTGATTGAACTGCTGCAGCTGCCAGAGTATGTATTCCCGGTGGTTGGTCTCTGCATCGGCTATCCGGCGGGAGAACAGCCGAAGGGTTCACGCCTGCCTATAGCAGCTGTGTACCATGAAGAGGTCTATAACCCGGATCAGAAGAGTCTGATCGAAGAATATAATGAGACCCACCGGGAGTTGCTTAAGTCTCAAGGGCTGACGGAGCGGAGCTGGACCAGCATGATTGCCCGCTTCTACGCTCTGAATCCGCAGTATGGGGACTCCCAGCGTACGCTGAAGCAGCAGGGCTTCACCTGTGAGAATCTGAATAAGGAATAAGCGCAGTATTAGTTGTACAGCGCAAATAAGCACCGCAGCAGCAGGCAGCGTGACGGGGAGTGTCCCGTTACGCTGCCTGTTTGCGCGGTGCTGGTTGTACGCGGAGAATTCCCGCCTACTTACTGCCTACAGCGCGACCTTAACCTTCTCGCGCCGCTTGTAATAGACCCAGTATTCGAAGCCAATCTCCTTCAGCCGCGCAGCCACCTGATTGCGCTGGTCGGCAACGCGGGCAGGCAGATGGGCATCGGAGCCGAAGCTGACCTCCACGCCGAAGTGCAGGGCCCGCTCCAGAATCTCATCGGAAGGGTACCAGCCGCCGCACAGCTTGGTGCCGCCGGAGGTGTTGATCTCGATGGCCGGACCGCATTCGCCGATCACGCGCAAGGCTTCGTCAATCTCCTTGGGAGCAGCGATCTCGGAGAAGGGCGGATAGTTGCCTTTCATGGCATCGATATGACCGAGAATCTGGAAGATGCCGCTGCGTGCGGATTCGGCAATCAGCCGGTAGTACTCGCTTTTGGAGGCAAGCCGCTGCG
The sequence above is a segment of the Paenibacillus sp. FSL R7-0204 genome. Coding sequences within it:
- a CDS encoding histidinol-phosphatase, which translates into the protein MKFDLHTHHFRCGHADGTIRDYIEAGIAAGLDVIGISDHSPYFGSPSEQAFPRIAMAKSELVHYVEEVLSLQKEYEGRIDVLLGMESDFFPEHAELYRKTYAAYPFDYVIGSVHHVEEVSIFNQGRWKGLAPAQRLASKSEYYRLIAESARSGIFQILGHIDAMKGNYPPFSEIAAPKEIDEALRVIGECGPAIEINTSGGTKLCGGWYPSDEILERALHFGVEVSFGSDAHLPARVADQRNQVAARLKEIGFEYWVYYKRREKVKVAL
- a CDS encoding NADPH-dependent oxidoreductase, giving the protein MIRLLMNHRSFRNYSGQEVEPWKLKTIIEAAQAAPSWVNGQQVSMIAVRSGERRQQLSALSGNQKHVAEAPVFLVFCMDFHRAKLAAELEGQPFETAADIDALLVGATDVGIALSNAVAAAESLGLGIIPIGGVRRNTAGVIELLQLPEYVFPVVGLCIGYPAGEQPKGSRLPIAAVYHEEVYNPDQKSLIEEYNETHRELLKSQGLTERSWTSMIARFYALNPQYGDSQRTLKQQGFTCENLNKE
- a CDS encoding GNAT family N-acetyltransferase gives rise to the protein MSTYEMIMGMSLQGTMVELKNMASGDGALLKSLLSHPEVQPHIQLRHASNSRQGVLDKLVNRMLHGYDPGALHAGIYILGQPELIGSVSLQNWNRQEGQAVLGYMLNPLCWGRGYATEALGLLLAYGFRELGLKKVEGRCRGDNHRSAQVMLRNGLTLERTLPMADGSGDVMKVFTLLHK
- a CDS encoding potassium channel family protein, which codes for MVDLLNLIELGNLVSCNRGLRGLILFCVLASILFYILFGQSSFQGEGLGQDLLRQLITFLYFSVATFTTVGYGDIAPIDNTSRLVVVMQICFSFITVAYALSMLGLFRKILGVNTAEEEIEAAIEVDIDEN
- a CDS encoding metallophosphoesterase, translated to MKKSFGGSPERTVPAAADGPGTGSPPQEGVSGRKMTRRQFLARGAGAVVGAGLLAGGYAWQGEPNWLEVTRRELPLAELPSAFAGTRLVHFSDVHLGFNKDAKDLARLTKHIKEEQPDLICFTGDIVDSYAEDLTDSVPLLAELKAPLGKYAILGNHDYKNTELLTRLLTEAGFRVLRNESYLIKQGGATIAIAGLDDMLHGKPDPEAAVRDIPDGIFTVLLMHEPDYAEVAEAYPFHLQLSGHSHGGQIRLPLLGAPFTPYGSKKYIDGLYHTENKAMPVYVNRGFGETMMPLRFLCRPELTVLTLRRG